In a genomic window of Mycolicibacter heraklionensis:
- a CDS encoding neutral/alkaline non-lysosomal ceramidase N-terminal domain-containing protein encodes MPDDYQVGRGIADITGEPAECGMLGYGVASQQTDGLHNRLRARAFVIADAAAGTRLLLVVCEIPLLLESIHHEVLGRLAATYGGLYTFHNVMLTATHTHCGPGGYSDHRLYNSNTNGFRHQTFNAIVDGICDAVDRAHADLAPAGLSLAVGRLHDASSNRSPSSFARNPEADRAHFPDKIDPQTTLLRIERDGRLVGAVNWFATHGTSMTNRNTLISGDNKGYAAYQCERLDHGVDYLAATPPDFIAAFAQTNSGDMSPNLNHRPGSGPTEDEFENTRIIGSRQAAAATELTLGHGTEVTGGLDARATYVDLTDFEVRPEFTGDGRTHRTGPAIAGASCLAGTDEGAGPLYPVFKQGRNRIFDALVANTVFRLSPRLRDAHAPKGAVGPGIRLNKALSMLMPEGGPVQLLRIGQLYLIGIPAEVTIVAGLRLRRTVAEIVGAELRDVLVAGYSNGYLHYVTTPEEYDEQRYEGGSTLFGRWELPALQQVVAELATAMREQRPAPEGQRPAEPSRRRRSRRRAKPDELPGGQRFGDVLAAPLPGYAPGTTVSAVFAGAYPNNDLHRGGTYVRVEHQTGGEWSTVADDSDWSTTFRWRRAGRRGSTITVTWTIPDDTPAGQYRLRYDGDARDRNGRISAFTGATEPFEISPKR; translated from the coding sequence ATGCCAGACGACTATCAGGTTGGGCGCGGAATCGCCGACATCACCGGCGAGCCGGCCGAGTGCGGAATGCTCGGCTACGGCGTGGCCTCGCAGCAGACCGACGGACTGCACAACCGGCTGCGCGCGCGGGCATTCGTCATCGCCGATGCGGCCGCCGGCACCCGGCTGCTGCTGGTGGTCTGCGAGATACCGCTGCTGCTGGAAAGCATCCACCACGAGGTGCTCGGACGCCTGGCCGCGACCTACGGCGGGCTGTACACATTCCACAACGTGATGTTGACGGCGACGCACACCCATTGCGGCCCTGGCGGCTACTCCGACCACCGGCTCTACAACTCGAACACCAACGGGTTCCGGCACCAGACCTTCAACGCGATCGTCGATGGGATCTGCGACGCCGTCGACCGGGCGCATGCCGACCTCGCCCCCGCCGGCTTGAGCCTCGCCGTGGGCCGGCTGCACGACGCCAGCAGCAATCGCTCGCCGTCGTCGTTCGCCCGCAACCCGGAAGCCGACCGTGCCCACTTCCCGGACAAGATCGATCCGCAGACCACGCTGCTGCGCATCGAACGGGACGGCCGGCTGGTCGGTGCGGTGAACTGGTTCGCCACCCACGGCACGTCCATGACCAACCGCAACACCTTGATCAGCGGCGACAACAAGGGCTACGCCGCCTACCAGTGCGAGCGCCTGGACCACGGCGTCGACTACCTGGCAGCCACGCCACCGGACTTCATCGCGGCCTTCGCCCAGACCAACTCCGGGGACATGTCGCCGAACCTCAACCATCGGCCCGGCAGCGGCCCCACCGAGGACGAGTTCGAGAACACCCGGATCATCGGGTCCCGCCAAGCCGCTGCGGCCACCGAACTGACCCTGGGGCATGGCACCGAGGTCACCGGCGGGCTTGACGCCCGCGCCACCTACGTCGACCTGACGGATTTCGAGGTCCGGCCCGAATTCACCGGCGACGGCCGGACCCATCGCACCGGTCCCGCGATCGCGGGTGCGTCGTGCCTAGCCGGCACCGACGAGGGCGCCGGCCCGCTGTACCCCGTGTTCAAGCAGGGCCGTAACCGCATCTTCGACGCACTGGTCGCCAACACGGTGTTCCGGCTCTCCCCTCGACTGCGCGACGCGCACGCCCCCAAGGGCGCGGTGGGCCCGGGAATCCGGCTGAACAAGGCGCTGTCGATGCTGATGCCGGAGGGCGGCCCGGTGCAGTTGCTGCGGATCGGGCAGCTCTACCTGATCGGTATTCCCGCCGAGGTGACCATCGTGGCGGGTCTGCGCCTGCGCCGCACGGTGGCTGAGATCGTCGGCGCCGAGCTGCGCGACGTGCTCGTGGCGGGCTACAGCAACGGCTATCTGCATTACGTGACGACGCCGGAGGAATACGACGAGCAGCGCTACGAGGGCGGCAGCACATTGTTCGGGCGCTGGGAGCTGCCGGCCCTGCAGCAGGTGGTGGCTGAGCTGGCCACGGCGATGCGGGAGCAGCGGCCGGCGCCCGAAGGCCAGCGGCCGGCCGAGCCGTCCCGCCGGCGGCGGTCACGTCGCCGGGCAAAGCCGGATGAGCTGCCCGGCGGCCAGCGGTTCGGCGATGTCTTGGCGGCTCCCCTGCCTGGCTACGCTCCGGGCACCACGGTGTCGGCGGTGTTCGCCGGCGCCTACCCGAATAATGACCTGCACCGCGGTGGCACCTACGTGCGGGTGGAGCACCAAACCGGTGGCGAGTGGAGCACCGTGGCCGACGACAGTGACTGGTCGACGACCTTCCGCTGGCGACGCGCCGGCCGGCGCGGGTCGACCATCACCGTGACCTGGACGATTCCCGACGACACCCCCGCCGGGCAATACCGGCTTCGCTATGACGGCGACGCCCGGGACCGAAATGGGCGGATCAGTGCGTTCACCGGGGCAACCGAGCCGTTCGAGATCTCACCAAAGCGTTAA
- a CDS encoding acyltransferase family protein yields the protein MRSGEIKALTGLRIIAAVWVVLFHFRPLLRLASPELSDALAPVLDRGAQGVDLFFILSGFVLTWNYLERMGETFSVRATVHFLWLRLARVWPIYLVTMHLALLWVIFTLHVGHVPTEELSRITAISYVRQVLLMQLWFEPFFDGSSWDGPAWSISAEWLAYLLFGVLVLAVYRMMRVTSARGLAALAVIASLPPLLLLLATGQFYSPWSWLPRIVMQFTAGALACAAVRKLAPTDRFRSAAGYCSALLIAAMVGVLYYFDSHPISGLYDSGGLVDVLFVPLVMALAIGIGSLPALLSTRVMVYGGQISFCLYMVHELVHTSWNWAAKQFEIVLDEGATAAKWMVCGLLVAATLLSMLLFHAVEEPGRHWMRKMIGARPESAQVTPTEDPLAVEPVEPVGPPHNSGDVNESTGSDDGVLGEPKVAVPASLR from the coding sequence GTGCGCAGCGGAGAGATCAAGGCCCTGACCGGGCTTCGCATCATCGCCGCGGTATGGGTGGTGCTGTTTCACTTCCGGCCGTTGTTGCGACTGGCGTCCCCGGAGCTCAGCGATGCGCTCGCCCCGGTGCTCGACCGAGGCGCCCAAGGCGTCGATCTGTTCTTCATCCTCAGTGGCTTCGTCCTGACCTGGAACTACCTGGAGCGCATGGGGGAGACCTTCTCGGTGCGCGCCACGGTGCACTTTCTGTGGCTGCGGCTGGCCCGGGTCTGGCCGATCTACCTGGTCACGATGCACCTGGCCCTGCTGTGGGTGATCTTCACTCTTCATGTCGGGCATGTGCCCACCGAGGAGCTCAGCCGGATCACCGCGATCAGCTATGTCCGTCAGGTCCTGCTGATGCAACTGTGGTTCGAGCCGTTCTTCGACGGGTCGAGTTGGGACGGCCCGGCCTGGTCCATCAGTGCCGAGTGGCTGGCCTACCTGTTGTTCGGCGTGCTGGTGCTGGCGGTCTACCGGATGATGCGGGTGACCTCGGCGCGCGGGCTGGCGGCACTGGCGGTCATCGCCTCGCTTCCGCCGCTGCTGCTGTTGCTGGCGACCGGCCAGTTCTACAGCCCGTGGAGCTGGTTGCCGCGCATCGTCATGCAGTTCACCGCGGGTGCCCTGGCCTGCGCCGCGGTGCGCAAGCTGGCGCCTACCGACCGGTTCCGCAGTGCCGCGGGTTATTGCTCCGCACTGCTCATCGCCGCGATGGTCGGCGTTCTGTACTACTTCGACAGCCATCCGATCTCGGGGCTGTACGACAGCGGCGGACTGGTGGATGTGCTGTTCGTGCCGTTGGTCATGGCCCTGGCGATCGGTATCGGAAGCCTTCCGGCGCTGCTGTCCACCCGCGTGATGGTCTACGGCGGGCAGATCTCGTTCTGCCTGTATATGGTCCACGAGCTGGTGCACACGTCCTGGAACTGGGCCGCAAAGCAATTCGAGATCGTGCTCGACGAGGGGGCGACCGCGGCCAAGTGGATGGTGTGCGGCTTGCTGGTGGCGGCGACGTTGTTGTCGATGCTGCTGTTCCACGCTGTTGAGGAGCCCGGTCGGCACTGGATGCGCAAGATGATCGGCGCCCGGCCCGAGTCGGCGCAGGTCACACCGACAGAAGATCCCCTGGCGGTCGAGCCGGTCGAACCGGTGGGCCCGCCGCACAACTCGGGAGACGTGAACGAGTCGACCGGCTCGGACGACGGTGTCCTCGGCGAGCCCAAGGTCGCGGTTCCGGCTAGTCTGCGCTGA
- a CDS encoding Rv0518 family GDSL lipase, whose protein sequence is MTFAVVMVTGVVAVVAGTGYLSRDHESTRHYETVPLSSSPNRIAVIGDSYTAGYEDTGRGAANWTERAWQNLAGRGVYVSADVAAEGGAGYGVRGNLGGLFGDLTRRAVQPDDALVVFFGSRNDQDVEPGELSRLIADTLGLARRTAPGARMLVIGPPWPVADVPGNVWRIRDVLSTQARVVGAEFVDPLAERWFVGLPDLIGPDGVHPTDAGHAYMADKIAPLIGAQLPKRT, encoded by the coding sequence ATGACATTCGCCGTCGTGATGGTGACCGGCGTCGTCGCGGTCGTCGCAGGGACCGGCTACTTGTCGCGCGATCACGAGTCGACGCGCCACTACGAGACCGTGCCGCTGAGTTCCTCGCCGAATCGGATTGCGGTGATCGGTGACTCCTACACGGCCGGGTACGAGGACACCGGTCGCGGTGCGGCGAACTGGACCGAGCGGGCGTGGCAGAACCTGGCCGGCCGCGGGGTGTACGTCAGCGCCGACGTGGCGGCCGAGGGCGGTGCGGGTTATGGCGTGCGTGGCAACCTCGGCGGGCTGTTCGGCGACCTGACCCGCCGTGCGGTGCAACCCGACGACGCGTTGGTGGTGTTCTTCGGTTCGCGCAACGACCAGGACGTCGAGCCGGGCGAGTTGAGCCGACTGATCGCCGACACCCTGGGTTTGGCTCGCCGCACCGCGCCGGGGGCGCGGATGCTGGTGATCGGGCCGCCGTGGCCGGTTGCCGACGTCCCGGGCAACGTGTGGCGGATCCGCGATGTCCTCAGTACGCAAGCACGTGTGGTCGGCGCGGAGTTCGTCGATCCGCTCGCCGAGCGGTGGTTCGTCGGCCTGCCCGACCTGATCGGCCCGGACGGGGTGCACCCCACCGATGCCGGTCACGCCTACATGGCCGACAAGATCGCACCGCTGATCGGCGCCCAGCTGCCGAAACGGACCTGA
- a CDS encoding NAD-dependent epimerase/dehydratase family protein, producing the protein MQVLITGGTGFVGGWTAKAIADAGHRVRFLVRNPAGLHDSVARLGVDVSDYVVGDITDADSVREALRGCDAVVHAAAVVATDPRQTAQMLATNSAGAHNVLGGAVELGLDPIIHVSSFTALFHPGLTTLRADLPVAGGADGYGRSKAREDLYARGLQDAGAPVNITYPGMVLGPPVGNRLGEAGEGVRAAPQMHVIPGRGSAWLVIDVRDLAAMHLALLEPGRGPRRYMAGGRRIPPGQLANLLQELSGSPMVALPIPDIALRWAGRFLDQVERALPISTPFTEAGMQYYTQMPESDDTPAERDLSVVFRDVRETLADTVAGIRA; encoded by the coding sequence ATGCAGGTGTTGATCACCGGCGGAACGGGATTCGTCGGAGGCTGGACCGCCAAGGCGATCGCCGATGCCGGACACCGGGTCCGCTTCCTGGTGCGAAATCCGGCGGGTCTGCACGACAGCGTGGCGCGGCTGGGTGTCGACGTGTCCGACTACGTGGTGGGTGACATTACCGACGCGGACTCGGTACGCGAGGCCCTGCGCGGCTGCGATGCGGTTGTGCACGCCGCCGCGGTGGTGGCCACCGATCCGCGGCAGACGGCGCAGATGCTGGCCACGAACTCGGCCGGTGCCCACAACGTGCTCGGCGGAGCGGTTGAGCTGGGGCTGGACCCGATCATTCACGTCTCCAGCTTCACCGCGCTGTTTCACCCCGGACTGACGACGTTGCGGGCTGACCTGCCGGTGGCAGGGGGCGCGGACGGCTATGGCCGGTCGAAGGCCCGTGAAGACCTCTACGCGCGCGGCCTGCAGGACGCCGGGGCCCCGGTCAACATCACCTATCCGGGCATGGTGCTCGGACCTCCGGTCGGAAACCGGTTGGGGGAGGCCGGCGAAGGCGTACGGGCCGCGCCGCAGATGCATGTCATCCCCGGGCGTGGCAGTGCCTGGCTGGTGATCGACGTTCGTGACTTGGCGGCAATGCATCTCGCGTTGCTGGAGCCGGGCCGTGGCCCGCGCCGCTACATGGCCGGCGGCCGGCGGATACCGCCGGGGCAGTTGGCGAACCTGCTTCAAGAGCTGTCGGGTTCGCCCATGGTCGCGCTGCCGATACCGGATATCGCCCTGCGCTGGGCGGGCCGGTTCCTGGATCAAGTCGAGCGGGCGCTTCCGATCTCGACTCCGTTCACCGAGGCCGGGATGCAGTACTACACCCAGATGCCCGAATCTGATGACACCCCTGCCGAGCGAGACCTCAGCGTGGTGTTCCGTGACGTCCGCGAAACTCTGGCCGACACCGTGGCGGGCATCCGCGCGTAG
- a CDS encoding UbiD family decarboxylase, which translates to MTTGTGLSEYGTGVDGHRAEPDLRSWLATLAAAGQLRRISVPVDWDEEIGAITRANLCLGGPALLFENIIGHQDTRCTKLLTSAIGSRRQVTLMLGLPEDTSDSQIVAYLREAFRRPIPPRVVDTGPVKQNIVEGADINLWELPVPKWHGEDGGRYLDTFCGVVTQDKVTGCDNIGLYRGMIVDRDKIAKLLVPSQGWGGHMADYRPEPMPVAVVYGWHDVLPFCAGSPFPKNICEWDMMGALLGRPVDLVACDTVPLLVPATAEIVVEGFIDPDPSTFVMEGPFAEYPGFIGDAAPAPVLRVTRITHRDDPVLRGTLEGIRPGMLNEDSIINFARSAITWNTLDDLGIGGITDVWMTEVTNGQNTLVQIQKRYRGHAQQVAAALWGTGGSMWFHKNVVVVEEDVDLHDPAALDWAMSYRVNAGSGDIAFFGPGLGSSLDPSTPPERNDTNLYGSGEWTRVLVDATRSWGVAPRPAWGGRRFPPTDRLPAELESQIAARWSEYGIGIPYLDARGREMLTLEKLSRRMPQV; encoded by the coding sequence ATGACCACCGGGACAGGGCTTTCCGAGTACGGCACCGGCGTCGACGGTCACCGGGCGGAACCCGACCTGCGTAGCTGGCTCGCCACGCTGGCGGCCGCCGGACAGTTGCGCCGGATCAGCGTGCCGGTGGACTGGGACGAGGAGATCGGCGCCATCACCCGGGCCAATCTCTGTCTCGGCGGCCCGGCACTGCTGTTCGAGAACATCATCGGCCACCAGGACACCCGGTGCACGAAGCTGCTGACCTCGGCGATCGGCAGCCGGCGCCAGGTCACCTTGATGCTGGGTCTGCCCGAGGACACCAGCGATTCGCAGATCGTGGCTTACCTGCGGGAGGCCTTCCGGCGGCCCATCCCGCCGCGGGTGGTCGATACCGGGCCGGTCAAACAGAACATTGTCGAGGGTGCCGACATCAACCTCTGGGAGCTGCCGGTGCCCAAGTGGCACGGTGAGGACGGCGGCCGCTACCTGGACACCTTCTGCGGGGTGGTCACCCAGGACAAGGTCACCGGATGCGACAACATCGGCCTGTACCGCGGCATGATCGTCGACCGCGACAAGATCGCCAAACTGCTGGTGCCCAGTCAGGGCTGGGGCGGCCACATGGCGGACTACCGGCCCGAGCCCATGCCGGTCGCCGTCGTCTACGGGTGGCACGACGTGCTGCCGTTCTGCGCCGGCAGCCCGTTCCCGAAGAACATCTGCGAGTGGGACATGATGGGCGCTCTGCTGGGCCGCCCCGTTGATCTGGTGGCCTGCGACACGGTGCCGCTGCTGGTGCCGGCCACCGCCGAGATCGTCGTCGAGGGTTTCATCGATCCCGATCCGTCCACCTTCGTCATGGAGGGCCCGTTCGCCGAGTACCCGGGCTTCATCGGCGACGCGGCGCCCGCCCCGGTGCTGCGCGTCACCCGGATCACCCACCGTGACGACCCGGTGCTGCGCGGCACCCTGGAAGGCATCCGGCCCGGAATGCTCAACGAGGACAGCATCATCAACTTCGCGCGCTCGGCGATCACCTGGAACACCCTTGACGATCTCGGCATCGGCGGCATCACCGACGTCTGGATGACCGAGGTCACCAACGGTCAGAACACCCTGGTTCAGATTCAGAAGCGGTACCGCGGGCATGCGCAACAGGTTGCGGCCGCGCTGTGGGGCACCGGCGGGTCGATGTGGTTCCACAAGAACGTCGTCGTTGTGGAGGAAGACGTCGATTTGCACGACCCAGCGGCCCTGGACTGGGCGATGTCCTACCGGGTCAACGCCGGCAGCGGCGACATCGCCTTCTTCGGTCCGGGACTGGGCTCGTCGCTGGATCCGTCGACCCCGCCGGAGCGGAATGACACCAACCTCTACGGCAGCGGCGAGTGGACGCGGGTGCTCGTCGACGCCACCCGCAGTTGGGGCGTCGCCCCCCGGCCGGCATGGGGCGGGCGGCGTTTCCCGCCGACCGACCGGCTGCCCGCGGAACTGGAATCGCAGATCGCCGCCCGTTGGTCCGAGTACGGGATCGGTATCCCCTATCTCGACGCCCGGGGCCGCGAGATGCTCACGCTGGAGAAGCTGAGCAGGCGGATGCCTCAGGTGTAG
- a CDS encoding UbiX family flavin prenyltransferase has translation MRVVVAITGATGAALGIRLLEALGQLGVETHLVLSDWARATIKIETDFTVEQVRALASHTYSVGDLAAGISSGSFRIDGMVVCPCSMKTLSAIRIGFSDNLITRAADVTLKERRKLVLVAREAPLSEIHLENMHHLARAGAVIFPPTIAYYGRPGSVGEVTDYIVGRVIDQLGIEHSLIDRWKDHRPGGDDEPAPLAVVRGPK, from the coding sequence ATGCGCGTGGTGGTCGCCATCACCGGTGCGACCGGAGCCGCGCTGGGCATCCGTCTACTGGAAGCTCTCGGGCAGCTGGGCGTCGAGACCCATCTCGTCCTGAGCGACTGGGCACGGGCAACCATCAAGATCGAAACCGACTTCACCGTCGAGCAAGTCCGGGCCCTGGCCTCGCACACCTACAGCGTCGGCGACCTGGCGGCCGGCATCTCCAGCGGGTCGTTTCGCATCGATGGCATGGTGGTGTGTCCCTGCAGCATGAAGACGTTGAGCGCCATCCGAATCGGCTTCAGCGACAACCTGATCACCCGAGCCGCCGACGTCACGCTCAAAGAACGCCGCAAGCTCGTCCTGGTCGCACGCGAAGCCCCGCTCAGCGAGATCCACCTGGAGAACATGCATCACCTGGCCCGCGCTGGGGCGGTGATCTTTCCGCCGACCATCGCCTACTACGGGCGACCTGGTTCCGTCGGCGAAGTGACCGACTACATCGTCGGCCGGGTCATCGACCAACTCGGGATCGAACACTCGCTGATCGACCGCTGGAAGGACCACCGGCCCGGCGGCGACGACGAACCGGCTCCGTTGGCCGTAGTGAGGGGACCGAAATGA
- a CDS encoding HD domain-containing protein — MTQSIETIADITIPDSALAREITAFIRDAEDDLLFDHSRRVFLFGALQGRRRGLRPDLELLYAAAMFHDLGLTQRYLESTVRFEVDGANAARDFLLQHGVGEAEAHKVWLAIALHTTPGVPEFLDPEIALVTAGVETDVIGIGRDDLSPANIAAVTAAHPRPNFKKQILAAFNEGMRHRPHTTFGTMNDDVLKHFDPTFEPVDFADLILGNSWPE, encoded by the coding sequence ATGACCCAGTCGATCGAGACAATCGCCGACATCACCATTCCCGACTCTGCGCTGGCACGGGAGATCACCGCGTTCATTCGAGATGCCGAAGACGACTTACTCTTCGACCATTCGCGCCGGGTGTTTCTGTTTGGCGCGCTGCAGGGCCGCCGCCGCGGGCTGCGGCCAGATCTGGAACTGCTTTACGCCGCGGCGATGTTTCACGATCTGGGCCTCACCCAGCGCTACCTGGAATCAACCGTGCGCTTCGAGGTGGACGGCGCCAACGCAGCGCGAGACTTCCTGCTGCAGCACGGAGTCGGCGAAGCCGAGGCCCACAAGGTGTGGCTCGCCATCGCCCTGCACACCACCCCCGGCGTGCCCGAGTTCCTCGATCCGGAAATCGCCTTGGTCACCGCCGGCGTCGAAACCGACGTGATAGGCATCGGACGTGATGACCTCTCCCCCGCGAACATCGCTGCGGTCACGGCGGCCCATCCACGTCCGAACTTCAAAAAGCAGATCCTTGCCGCCTTCAACGAGGGGATGCGGCACCGGCCGCACACCACCTTCGGCACCATGAACGACGACGTCCTGAAGCACTTCGACCCCACCTTCGAGCCGGTCGACTTCGCCGACCTCATCCTGGGCAACTCATGGCCCGAGTAG